The genomic region GAGGCGGGGCTTCCGGTGGCTGGGTATGTGAGCGGTGTGGGACATGAGCACTACCGCTATCAGTCATTCCCGGTCCCCATCAACAAACGTGTGTTGCGCCACAGTTACGAACGGATGAGTTCATTCCGGTTGCCCACGGCCTTTATTGACGCCCAAACGGGCAATACGGTCATCGATGATCATGGTTGTGATCATGGGCTTTCCGTAATTCGTCCGAATTGCCCGACGCCTACCATCCGTTCACGAAGTTGGCCAAGCCCCGTTTCTTCCGCACCCGGCGCGGAGTGAGGCAGGTCACGCCGCGGTCACGAACCCGGGAGGGGTGCGGCTGCGTCCGCGAACGGCGCCGCTCGTGAATGCGCGCACGCGGCCGTCCGTGACCGTTCCGGTCGCCGAACTCACCCCCTAGGGGTGTGCGGCGGACCTCTATCACTCGGATCTGTCCATCGCCAATTTGCGTGTATGGGCCACTACTTGATAGGGGCGCACCCTCTGGACCAGCGGTAACACGGGAAGATGTCACGTCTCGTGACCACCCGGGCGCTTCGCGTATGAAGATCACCGGTCATCCGACTTCATGATCCTTCGTCAGGTGGTGGAGATCACAAAGGCGTTGTCGTACCCCGTGTCGCAGATCACAGACCGGCGGGCATAGGATGCGGGGCAGTCGGGCTTGTGACCTGCTTCACATATTCGCGATCTTCGTCCGGACGGCGGGGCGAGCGAGGCGGACGAGCCGGCCCGATGCGGTCCAACGGTCAAGGACGACTGGAAGGAGCGAGGAGCGTGAATGCCTACGCGCCCATCCTCGTACTCGGCGCCCTCGGGGCAGGGTTTGCGATCTTCTCCGTGGTCATGGCCACGCTTATCGGCCCCAAGCGCTACAACCGGGCGAAGCTCGAAGCGTACGAGTGCGGTATCGAACCGACACCCACGCCGGCCGGAGGCGGCCGTTTCCCGATCAAGTACTACCTGACGGCGATGCTGTTCATCGTCTTCGACATCGAGATCGTCTTCCTCTATCCCTGGGCGGTCACCTTCGACTCCCTGGGGCTTTTCGGGCTCGTCGAGATGCTGCTCTTCGTGCTCACCGTCTTCGTCGCCTACGCGTATGTGTGGCGGCGCGGCGGTCTGGAATGGGACTGAGGGGCTGAGGGGCACCTATGGGACTCGAAGAGAAGCTGCCGAGTGGCTTTCTGCTGACCACCGTCGAACAGGCCGCGGGCTGGGTACGGAAATCCTCCGTCTTCCCGGCCACCTTCGGCCTCGCCTGCTGCGCCATCGAGATGATGACGACGGGCGCGGGCCGGTACGACCTGGCGCGGTTCGGCATGGAGGTCTTCCGCGGATCGCCGCGACAGGCGGACCTGATGATCGTGGCCGGGCGGGTGAGCCAGAAGATGGCGCCCGTCCTGCGGCAGGTCTATGACCAGATGCCCAGCCCCAAGTGGGTTATCTCCATGGGGGTTTGTGCGTCATCGGGCGGCATGTTCAACAATTACGCAATTGTTCAGGGTGTGGACCACATCGTCCCGGTTGATATCTATTTGCCCGGCTGCCCGCCCCGTCCCGAGATGCTGATGGACGCCATCCTCAAGCTCCACCAGAAGATCCAGGGCTCCAAGCTCGGGGTCAACCAGGTGGAAGCGGCCCGCGAGGCGGAGGAGGCGGCCCTCAAGGCGCTCCCGACGATCGAGATGAAGGGGCTGCTGCGGTGAGTGACGAGCACGAGAAGAACGGCGCGGCACCGGACCGGCGCGACGCTTCCGGTGAGGTCATCGGCGTACGCAAGGGGATGTTCGGCGCCAACAACGGCGGGGACACCAGCGGATACGGCGGTCTCGTACGGACCGTGGCCCTGCCCGGCGCCACGAACCGGCCCTACGGCGGTTGGTTCGACGAGGTCGCCGACGAGCTGGAGGGTGCGCTGGAGGAGCAGGGACTCGTCCCCGGCAACGCCATCGAGAAGACGGTCGTCGACCGCGGCGAGCTCACCTTCCACATCGACCGCGAGCACCTGCCGACCGTGGCGCGGACCCTGCGCGACGATCCGGCCCTCCGCTTCGAGCTCTGCACGGGCGTGAGCGCCGTGCACTTCCCGGGGGACAAGGGCCGCGAACTGCACGCGGTCTACCACCTGCGCTCGATCACCCACGGGCGGCTGATCCGCCTGGAGGTCGGTACGCCGGACGCGGACCCGCACATCCCGTCGCTGGTCGCGGTCTATCCGACCAACGACTGGCACGAGCGCGAGGTCTACGACTTCTTCGGCCTGATCTTCGACGGCCACCCGGCCCTCACCCGGATCATGATGCCGGACGACTGGCAGGGCTTCCCGCAGCGCAAGGACTACCCCCTGGGCGGCATCGCCATCGAGTACAAGGGCGCCCAGATTCCCGCTCCGGACCAGCGGAGGTCGTACACCTGATGTCCACTTCACCCACCTCCGCATCACAGGCCGCGGCCCGCGAGACGACCGAGGGGACTGTATATACAGTCACCGGTGGCGACTGGGACGAAGTCGTCCAGTCCGCGGCCAAGGCCGACGACGAGCGCATCGTCGTCAACATGGGACCGCAGCACCCGTCCACGCACGGTGTGCTCCGGCTGATCCTGGAGATCGACGGCGAGACCGTCACCGAGGCCCGCTGCGGCATCGGCTATCTCCACACCGGCATCGAGAAGAACCTCGAATACCGGACCTGGACGCAGGGCACCACCTTCGTCACGCGCATGGACTACCTGACGCCGTTCTTCAACGAGACGGCGTACTGCCTGGGCGTCGAGAAGCTGCTCGGCATCGAGGACCAGATTCCCGACCGGGTGTCGGTCATCCGCGTCCTGCTGATGGAGCTCAACCGGATCTCCTCGCACCTGGTCTGTCTCGCCACCGGCGGTATGGAACTGGGCGCGACGACGATAATGATCTACGGCTTCCGCGACCGTGAACTCGTCCTCGACATCTTCGAGCTGATCACCGGACTCCGGATGAACCACGCGTTCGTCAGGCCCGGCGGACTGGCCCAGGACCTGCCCCCGGGCGCCGTGGACCAGCTGCGCGAGTTCGTGAAGACGATGCGCAAGAACCTGCCGGAGTACGACAAGCTCGCCACCGGCAACCCGATCTTCAAGGCGCGCATGCAGAACGTCGGCTATCTCGACCTGGCCGGCTGCATGGCCCTCGGCGCGACCGGTCCGATCGTGCGCTCCGCGGGGCTCCCGCACGACCTGCGCAAGACCGACCCGTACTGCGGTTACGAGAACTACGACTTCGAGGTCCCGACCGCCGACACCTGCGACTCCTACGGCCGCTTCCTGGTGCGCCTCGAAGAGATGCGGCAGTCGCTGCGCATCATCGAGCAGTGCCTGGACCGCCTGGAGCCGGGCCCGGTCATGGTCGCCGACAAGAAGATCGCCTGGCCCGCGCAGCTCGCGCTCGGCCCGGACGGACTCGGCAACTCGCTGGACCACATCAAGGAGATCATGGGCACCTCCATGGAGGCCCTGATCCACCACTTCAAGCTGGTGACCGAGGGCTTCCGGGTCCCGGCCGGACAGGCGTACACCGCGGTCGAGTCACCCAAGGGCGAACTGGGCGTCCACGTCGTCTCCGACGGCGGCACCCGGCCCTACCGGGTCCACTTCCGCGACCCGTCCTTCACCAATCTGCAGGCCATGGCGGCGATGTGCGAGGGCGGCCAGGTCGCCGACGTCATCGTCGCTGTCGCGTCCATCGACCCCGTGATGGGAGGCGTCGACCGATGACGGACGCTGCTCCGGCGGCTTCGACCGCTGCAACGAGTCTGGGCATGCCCCAACTCCCCGCTCCCGACTACCCGGCCGACGTACGCGCCAGGCTCGACGCGGACGCGAAGGAGATCGTCGCCCGCTACCCGGACAGCAGGTCGGCACTGCTGCCGCTGCTGCACCTGGTGCAGGCCGAGGAGGGGTACGTCACCCGGACCGGGGTGCGGTTCTGCGCCGAGGTGCTGGACCTGACCACCGCCGAGGTCACCGCGGTCTCCACCTTCTACTCCATGTACCGGCGCAAGCCGAGCGGCGACTACCAGGTCGGCGTCTGCACCAACACCCTGTGCGCGGTGATGGGCGGCGACGCGATCTACTCCGCGCTGCGGGAACACCTGGACGTCGGCGACGGGGAGACCACCGGCGACGGCAAGGTCACCCTGGAGCACATCGAGTGCAACGCGGCCTGCGACTTCGCGCCGGTCCTGATGGTGAACTGGGAGTTCTTCGACAACCAGACCGTCGAGTCCGCGAAGCAACTGGTCGACGACCTGCGAGCAGGGCAGCAGGTGGCCCCGACCCGCGGTGCGCCCCTCTGTACCTACCAGGAGACCTCCCGGATCCTGGCGGGCTTCCCCGACCAGCGGCCCGGAGCGGTCGAGGCGACCGGCGGCGCGGGACCCGCGTCACTGGTCGGCCTGCGGCTCGCGAAGGGCGAGGGCCCCCGGCCACGCGTGGTGTCCCCACGTGGCGAGGCCCCCGAGGACCCACCACAGCAGACCTCGGCCTCCGACCCGGACAACCAGGCAGGACCCGCGGCCGAGGAGGGGGAGTGATGACCTTGGCGACCGAGATCAACGGCGGCGGAAACGGCGAGGGGAACGGCAGGACCGGCCCCGAGCAGGTGCTCACGCCGGTCCTTTCGGCCTTCTGGGACCAGGCGGAGTCCTGGACCCTGGAGACGTACAAGCGGCACGAGGGGTACGAGGGCCTGAAGAAGGCCCTCGCCATGGAGCCCGACGACCTCATCGCGTACGTCAAGGACTCCGGTCTGCGCGGCCGTGGCGGCGCGGGCTTCCCCACCGGAATGAAGTGGCAGTTCATCCCGCAGGGCGACGGAAAGCCGCACTATCTAGTTGTCAACGCCGACGAATCGGAGCCCGGGACCTGCAAGGACATCCCGCTCCTCTTCGCGAACCCGCATTCCCTCATCGAGGGGATCGTGATCGCCTGTTACGCGATCAGGTCTTCGCATGCCTTCATCTATCTCCGGGGCGAAGTCGTCCCCGTACTGCGGAGGTTGCACGAGGCCGTACGCGAGGCGTACGAGGCGGGCTTCCTCGGCAAGGACATCCTGGGCAGCGGACTCGACCTCGACGTCACCGTGCACGCGGGGGCGGGCGCGTACATCTGCGGTGAAGAGACCGCACTGCTCGATTCCCTGGAGGGCCGCCGCGGCCAGCCCAGGCTCCGTCCTCCCTTCCCTGCCGTGGCCGGGCTCTACGCATGTCCCACTGTGGTGAACAACGTCGAGTCCATCGCATCGGTTCCCGCGATCCTGAACCGGGGCAAGGACTGGTTCCGGACCATGGGCAGCGAGAAGTCCCCCGGATTCACGCTCTATTCGCTGAGCGGGCACGTCACCAGCCCCGGCCAGTACGAGGCCCCGCTCGGCATCACGCTCCGCCAGCTGCTCGACATGAGCGGCGGCATCCGGAGCGGCCACCGGCTCAAGTTCTGGACACCGGGCGGCTCTTCGACCCCGATGTTCACCGAAGAACACCTCGACGTCCCGCTGGACTACGAAGGGGTGGGCGCCGCCGGATCGATGCTCGGCACCAAGGCGCTCCAGTGCTTCGACGAGACGACCTGCGTGGTGCGGGCCGTCACCCGCTGGACCGAGTTCTACGCGCACGAGTCCTGCGGCAAGTGCACACCGTGCCGCGAAGGGACGTACTGGCTGGTCCAGTTGCTCCGCGACATCGAGGCGGGCAAGGGCCAGATGGCCGACCTCGACAAGCTGAACGACATCGCCGACAACATAAACGGTAAGTCGTTCTGCGCACTCGGCGACGGCGCCGCCTCGCCGATCTTCTCCTCGCTCAAGTACTTCCGCGAGGAGTACGAGCAGCACATCACCGGCAAGGGCTGCCCGTTCGACCCGGCCAGGTCGACGGTCTGGGCCGACGAACCCCACCGCACCTCGGAGGTGAACGCATGACAGTACTTCAGCCCGACAGTGGCTCCGCCACGGGCAAACGCGCTCCCTCCGGGGGCGGGGCGGCGGCAGTTCCGCCGGAGGACCTGGTCTCGCTGACCATCGACGGCATCGCGATCTCGGTCCCCAAGGGGACCCTGGTCATCCGCGCCGCCGAACAGGTCGGCGTCGAGATCCCGCGCTTCTGCGACCACCCGCTCCTCGACCCGGCCGGCGCCTGCCGTCAGTGCATCGTCGAGGTCGAGGGCCAGCGCAAGCCGATGGCCTCCTGCACCATCACCTGCACCGACGGCATGGTCGTCAAGTCGCAGATCACCTCGCCGGTCGCCGAGAAGGCCCAGCGCGGTGTGATGGAGCTGCTGCTCATCAACCACCCGCTGGACTGCCCGGTCTGCGACAAGGGCGGCGAGTGCCCGCTGCAGAACCAGTCCATGTCGCACGGCGACGCGGACTCCCGCTTCGACGGCAAGAAGCGGACCTTCGAGAAGCCGGTACCGATCTCCACCCAGGTGCTGCTCGACCGGGAGCGGTGCGTGCTCTGCGCCCGCTGTACGCGGTTCTCCAACCAGATCGCCGGAGACCCGATGATCGAGCTGCTGGAACGCGGCGCGCTCCAGCAGGTCGGCATCGGCGAGGGTGACCCCTTCGAGTCGTACTTCTCCGGCAACACCATCCAGATCTGCCCGGTCGGCGCGCTCACCTCGGCGGCGTACCGGTTCCGCTCCCGCCCCTTCGACCTGGTGTCGTCGCCCTCGGTGTGCGAGCACTGCGCGGGCGGCTGCGCGACCCGCACCGACCACCGGCGCGGCAAGGTCATGCGGCGGCTCGCCGCCAACGACCCCGAGGTCAACGAGGAGTGGCTCTGCGACAAGGGGCGCTTCGGGTTCCGTTACGCCCAGCGCCCCGACCGGCTGACCACCCCCCTCGTACGGAACGAGGACGGCGTCCTGGAAACGGCCAGCTGGCCGGAGGCGCTGGAGAAGGCGGCGAACGGACTCGCGGCGGCCTGCGGCCGGGCCGGGGTGCTCACCGGTGGCCGCCTCACCGTCGAAGACGCGTACGCCTACGCCAAGTTCGCGCGCGTCGCCCTCGACACCAACGACGTGGACTTCCGCGCCCGGGTGCACTCCGCCGAGGAGGCCGACTTCCTGGCCGCCCGGGTCGCGGGGCGCGGCCGGGATCTCGACGGTGCGGGCGTCACCAACACCTCGCTGGAGAAGGCCCCGGCCGTCCTCCTCGTCGGATTCGAGTCCGAGGAGGAGGCCCCCGGTGTCTTCCTGCGGCTGCGCAAGGCACACCGCAAGCACGGCCAGCGCACCTTCGCCCTGGCCACGTACGCGACCCGTGGACTGGCCAAGGCGGGCGGGGTGCTGCTGCCCGCGGCGCCCGGCACCGAGACCGAGTGGCTGGACGCCATCGCGGGCGGGGTGGGCCTGGACGCCGAAGGGCAGCAGGCCGCCGAGGC from Streptomyces sp. NBC_01267 harbors:
- the nuoE gene encoding NADH-quinone oxidoreductase subunit NuoE, coding for MPQLPAPDYPADVRARLDADAKEIVARYPDSRSALLPLLHLVQAEEGYVTRTGVRFCAEVLDLTTAEVTAVSTFYSMYRRKPSGDYQVGVCTNTLCAVMGGDAIYSALREHLDVGDGETTGDGKVTLEHIECNAACDFAPVLMVNWEFFDNQTVESAKQLVDDLRAGQQVAPTRGAPLCTYQETSRILAGFPDQRPGAVEATGGAGPASLVGLRLAKGEGPRPRVVSPRGEAPEDPPQQTSASDPDNQAGPAAEEGE
- a CDS encoding NADH-quinone oxidoreductase subunit C, encoding MSDEHEKNGAAPDRRDASGEVIGVRKGMFGANNGGDTSGYGGLVRTVALPGATNRPYGGWFDEVADELEGALEEQGLVPGNAIEKTVVDRGELTFHIDREHLPTVARTLRDDPALRFELCTGVSAVHFPGDKGRELHAVYHLRSITHGRLIRLEVGTPDADPHIPSLVAVYPTNDWHEREVYDFFGLIFDGHPALTRIMMPDDWQGFPQRKDYPLGGIAIEYKGAQIPAPDQRRSYT
- a CDS encoding NuoB/complex I 20 kDa subunit family protein; this translates as MGLEEKLPSGFLLTTVEQAAGWVRKSSVFPATFGLACCAIEMMTTGAGRYDLARFGMEVFRGSPRQADLMIVAGRVSQKMAPVLRQVYDQMPSPKWVISMGVCASSGGMFNNYAIVQGVDHIVPVDIYLPGCPPRPEMLMDAILKLHQKIQGSKLGVNQVEAAREAEEAALKALPTIEMKGLLR
- the nuoF gene encoding NADH-quinone oxidoreductase subunit NuoF, coding for MTLATEINGGGNGEGNGRTGPEQVLTPVLSAFWDQAESWTLETYKRHEGYEGLKKALAMEPDDLIAYVKDSGLRGRGGAGFPTGMKWQFIPQGDGKPHYLVVNADESEPGTCKDIPLLFANPHSLIEGIVIACYAIRSSHAFIYLRGEVVPVLRRLHEAVREAYEAGFLGKDILGSGLDLDVTVHAGAGAYICGEETALLDSLEGRRGQPRLRPPFPAVAGLYACPTVVNNVESIASVPAILNRGKDWFRTMGSEKSPGFTLYSLSGHVTSPGQYEAPLGITLRQLLDMSGGIRSGHRLKFWTPGGSSTPMFTEEHLDVPLDYEGVGAAGSMLGTKALQCFDETTCVVRAVTRWTEFYAHESCGKCTPCREGTYWLVQLLRDIEAGKGQMADLDKLNDIADNINGKSFCALGDGAASPIFSSLKYFREEYEQHITGKGCPFDPARSTVWADEPHRTSEVNA
- a CDS encoding NADH-quinone oxidoreductase subunit D, coding for MSTSPTSASQAAARETTEGTVYTVTGGDWDEVVQSAAKADDERIVVNMGPQHPSTHGVLRLILEIDGETVTEARCGIGYLHTGIEKNLEYRTWTQGTTFVTRMDYLTPFFNETAYCLGVEKLLGIEDQIPDRVSVIRVLLMELNRISSHLVCLATGGMELGATTIMIYGFRDRELVLDIFELITGLRMNHAFVRPGGLAQDLPPGAVDQLREFVKTMRKNLPEYDKLATGNPIFKARMQNVGYLDLAGCMALGATGPIVRSAGLPHDLRKTDPYCGYENYDFEVPTADTCDSYGRFLVRLEEMRQSLRIIEQCLDRLEPGPVMVADKKIAWPAQLALGPDGLGNSLDHIKEIMGTSMEALIHHFKLVTEGFRVPAGQAYTAVESPKGELGVHVVSDGGTRPYRVHFRDPSFTNLQAMAAMCEGGQVADVIVAVASIDPVMGGVDR
- a CDS encoding NADH-quinone oxidoreductase subunit A, with product MNAYAPILVLGALGAGFAIFSVVMATLIGPKRYNRAKLEAYECGIEPTPTPAGGGRFPIKYYLTAMLFIVFDIEIVFLYPWAVTFDSLGLFGLVEMLLFVLTVFVAYAYVWRRGGLEWD
- a CDS encoding NADH-quinone oxidoreductase subunit G, with protein sequence MTVLQPDSGSATGKRAPSGGGAAAVPPEDLVSLTIDGIAISVPKGTLVIRAAEQVGVEIPRFCDHPLLDPAGACRQCIVEVEGQRKPMASCTITCTDGMVVKSQITSPVAEKAQRGVMELLLINHPLDCPVCDKGGECPLQNQSMSHGDADSRFDGKKRTFEKPVPISTQVLLDRERCVLCARCTRFSNQIAGDPMIELLERGALQQVGIGEGDPFESYFSGNTIQICPVGALTSAAYRFRSRPFDLVSSPSVCEHCAGGCATRTDHRRGKVMRRLAANDPEVNEEWLCDKGRFGFRYAQRPDRLTTPLVRNEDGVLETASWPEALEKAANGLAAACGRAGVLTGGRLTVEDAYAYAKFARVALDTNDVDFRARVHSAEEADFLAARVAGRGRDLDGAGVTNTSLEKAPAVLLVGFESEEEAPGVFLRLRKAHRKHGQRTFALATYATRGLAKAGGVLLPAAPGTETEWLDAIAGGVGLDAEGQQAAEALRADGAVIVVGERLAAVPGGLTAVVRTATATGAALVWVPRRAGERGAVEAGAIPALLPGGRPATDPRAREEVAALWGVRELPHRFGRDTGQIIEAAATGELGALLVAGVETADLPDPARAREALDKVGFLVSLELRPSEVTERADVVFPVAAVAEKAGTFLNWEGRARPFEASLKPEQMTRTLAPADSRVLHMLADALADAAGGDRLSHFALPDVRSVRDELDRLGSWTGRYADDPAATTRPLPRPAEGEAVLAGHRMLLDQGRLQDGDEALAGTRHAAVARLSATTAAETGVKDGDVLAVTGPAGDVRLPLQVTAMPDRVVWLPLNSTGSGVLADTGARPGELVRISAAADGPAGTTATTEVEA